One Pleurocapsa sp. PCC 7327 DNA segment encodes these proteins:
- a CDS encoding cyanoexosortase B system-associated protein, which yields MAAINLIKIKKSLSITRMALVLLLIAIAAIGTIPGYLGGQWSWVDLPKVTQIERLKNLRDNGLTLPGWKTIEQQQVLIGGNQWSYQKLEREGKNSVELWLMPQDYYKNHPQVEWTDLNGFERWQTDSHKTLNLTDRVSASFFRAWNRKTYAVVQWYAWAGGGNVSSLQWFLADQWAQLHRRRAAWVAASLKIQIDPLSSVESTEAFAQSLAQTVRTTLEKEIFHPS from the coding sequence ATGGCTGCGATAAACCTAATTAAAATCAAAAAATCACTTTCAATTACTCGGATGGCCCTAGTCTTGCTGCTGATTGCGATCGCCGCTATTGGAACCATTCCCGGCTACTTGGGGGGTCAGTGGTCATGGGTAGATTTGCCAAAAGTGACCCAGATCGAGCGGCTCAAAAATCTGCGCGACAATGGTTTAACGCTTCCCGGCTGGAAAACCATCGAACAACAACAAGTTTTGATTGGAGGAAATCAATGGTCGTATCAAAAGCTCGAACGAGAGGGAAAAAATTCCGTCGAACTCTGGCTGATGCCCCAAGATTATTACAAAAACCATCCACAAGTTGAATGGACGGATCTTAACGGTTTCGAGCGCTGGCAGACAGATTCCCACAAAACCCTAAATCTAACCGATCGCGTCAGCGCTAGCTTTTTTAGAGCCTGGAATCGAAAAACCTATGCGGTAGTTCAGTGGTATGCTTGGGCTGGCGGCGGGAATGTTTCTTCGCTGCAATGGTTTTTAGCCGACCAATGGGCGCAGTTACATCGCCGCCGAGCTGCCTGGGTTGCCGCAAGTCTAAAAATTCAAATCGATCCGCTCTCAAGTGTAGAATCGACGGAAGCTTTCGCTCAATCCCTGGCTCAAACGGTTCGGACAACTTTAGAAAAAGAGATTTTTCACCCATCGTAA
- a CDS encoding DnaJ C-terminal domain-containing protein produces MASTDFKDYYATLGVSKNASTEEIKKAFRRLAVKYHPDRNPGDKKAEERFKEISEAYEVLSDPNKRQKYDQFGRYWKQAEQAGGWSPGGAGVDFGGFDFSQFANFEDFINELLGRVSSPGGTQSRTYTYRTSTGSRPGGYTDFGGYGDFGGFGTQTPAADREASIRLTFSEAFRGVQKRLNLGNEVVDVRIPPGAKPGSRIRVRGKGSVSPYTQQRGDLYLTVELEPHPFFQFEGDNLVCEVPIAPDEAVLGASIEVPTPDGMVTVKVPPGIRSGQSLRLRGKGWIHPKDRRSDLLVKIAIDTPKNLSATEREYYEKLRHLRSYNPRQYLQQVGI; encoded by the coding sequence ATGGCTTCGACTGACTTCAAAGACTATTATGCCACTCTAGGGGTCAGCAAAAATGCTAGCACCGAAGAAATTAAAAAAGCCTTCCGCAGGCTAGCTGTAAAGTATCATCCCGATCGCAATCCCGGCGATAAAAAAGCCGAGGAACGCTTCAAAGAAATCAGCGAAGCTTATGAAGTCTTGTCAGACCCCAATAAGCGCCAAAAATACGACCAATTCGGTCGGTACTGGAAACAAGCGGAACAGGCTGGAGGGTGGTCTCCCGGTGGCGCTGGCGTTGATTTTGGCGGCTTTGACTTCAGCCAGTTCGCCAATTTTGAAGATTTTATTAACGAATTACTCGGTCGCGTTTCTAGTCCCGGCGGGACTCAAAGTCGAACCTACACTTACCGAACCTCAACCGGTAGCAGACCGGGTGGATATACCGATTTTGGGGGATATGGCGACTTTGGCGGTTTTGGTACTCAAACGCCTGCTGCAGATCGAGAAGCTAGCATTCGCCTCACCTTTTCCGAAGCATTTCGCGGCGTTCAAAAACGCCTTAATCTGGGCAATGAGGTTGTTGATGTCCGCATTCCCCCCGGCGCCAAACCAGGCAGTCGTATAAGAGTGCGCGGCAAGGGTTCGGTAAGTCCCTACACGCAACAACGGGGCGACCTGTACTTGACTGTGGAGTTAGAACCCCACCCTTTTTTCCAGTTTGAGGGAGATAACTTGGTTTGCGAGGTGCCGATTGCACCAGATGAAGCCGTTTTAGGAGCCTCCATTGAGGTTCCGACTCCCGATGGCATGGTAACAGTGAAAGTGCCCCCTGGCATTCGTTCCGGTCAATCTCTCCGGCTGCGGGGCAAAGGATGGATTCATCCCAAAGACAGACGGAGCGATTTATTGGTGAAGATCGCGATCGATACGCCTAAAAATCTTAGCGCCACCGAACGGGAATACTACGAAAAACTCCGCCACCTTCGCAGTTACAATCCTCGCCAGTACTTACAGCAAGTGGGTATTTAA
- a CDS encoding manganese efflux pump MntP family protein: MESLSTVLMAVGLSADAFAVAMSSGLLIKHIKINKALKIALFFGGFQSLMPLLGWMAGLTFREILSSFDHWIAFGLLGIIGGKMIYESLTSDDDERRFNPLDTYTLTVLAIATSLDALAAGLGLAVIKTSIVLAVTTIGAITFSLCFLGVFIGHRFGNLFSKKIEIIGGSILIFIGSKILFEHLTI; encoded by the coding sequence ATGGAATCTTTATCAACAGTATTAATGGCAGTAGGATTATCAGCAGATGCATTTGCTGTTGCTATGAGTAGTGGGTTGCTGATTAAGCATATCAAAATTAATAAAGCGCTAAAGATTGCTTTATTTTTCGGGGGATTTCAATCTCTTATGCCGCTGCTTGGATGGATGGCAGGGCTAACTTTTAGAGAGATTTTGTCTTCATTCGACCATTGGATTGCTTTTGGCTTGTTGGGAATTATAGGAGGGAAAATGATCTATGAATCCCTGACAAGCGATGATGATGAAAGAAGATTTAATCCTTTAGATACCTACACGCTGACCGTTCTTGCTATAGCGACCAGTCTCGACGCTCTTGCAGCAGGACTGGGATTAGCGGTAATTAAAACTTCAATTGTTTTAGCAGTAACTACTATTGGGGCTATTACTTTTAGCTTGTGTTTTTTGGGCGTATTCATCGGTCATAGATTCGGAAACTTATTCAGTAAAAAAATTGAAATTATTGGTGGATCGATTTTAATTTTTATTGGGAGTAAAATTTTGTTCGAGCATTTAACGATTTAG
- the psb29 gene encoding photosystem II biogenesis protein Psp29 — translation MDKVRTVSDAKRDFYTHHTRPINSIYRRFVEELIVEMHLLSVNTDFRYDAIYALGVVTAFERFMQGYQPEQDKSSIFAALCQATGGNWEQYRQEAGEILAQAKQMSVQELIAKINSSTPTGGENRLVETLQAIANRSNYKYSRLFAIGLYTLLAEADPDILRDPEKRDRTLKEVTEALHLSPEKLQKDLDLYRSNLDKMDQLLKVLEEALEAERKKRQQQKPEQGTAQINNDEKNP, via the coding sequence GTGGATAAGGTTCGTACTGTTTCAGACGCAAAGCGTGATTTCTATACTCATCACACCCGCCCGATCAACTCGATCTATCGCCGCTTCGTAGAAGAGTTGATAGTAGAGATGCATTTGCTCTCCGTCAATACGGACTTTCGTTACGATGCTATTTATGCCTTGGGAGTCGTCACCGCTTTCGAGCGTTTCATGCAAGGATATCAACCCGAACAAGATAAATCATCGATTTTTGCAGCACTGTGCCAAGCAACTGGCGGCAATTGGGAACAGTACCGTCAAGAAGCCGGAGAAATCTTAGCCCAAGCCAAACAGATGTCGGTGCAGGAATTAATCGCTAAAATTAATTCCTCTACGCCTACGGGTGGCGAAAACAGATTGGTAGAAACTTTACAGGCAATAGCTAATCGGTCGAACTACAAGTATAGCCGTCTGTTTGCCATCGGTCTGTATACGCTTTTAGCAGAAGCCGACCCAGACATACTCAGAGACCCAGAAAAACGCGATCGCACCCTTAAGGAAGTGACCGAAGCCTTACATCTCTCGCCAGAAAAGCTACAAAAAGATTTAGATCTCTATCGCTCGAACTTAGATAAAATGGATCAGCTTCTCAAGGTTCTTGAAGAAGCTTTGGAAGCCGAGCGCAAAAAGCGCCAACAGCAAAAACCAGAGCAAGGAACCGCTCAAATCAATAACGACGAGAAAAATCCGTAA
- a CDS encoding cupin domain-containing protein gives MTTKPRSGINIERQPTQARLNELGVFDWSIWTKEVSEFSWTYDVEETCYFLEGDVVVTPDGGEPVEMGKGDLVTFPAGMSCTWKIRRDVKKHYSFG, from the coding sequence ATGACAACCAAACCGAGATCGGGAATCAACATCGAACGCCAACCCACTCAAGCACGCTTGAATGAATTGGGAGTGTTTGACTGGTCGATTTGGACAAAAGAAGTATCGGAGTTTTCCTGGACGTATGATGTAGAAGAAACCTGCTATTTTCTCGAAGGCGATGTCGTCGTCACTCCCGATGGCGGCGAACCCGTGGAAATGGGAAAAGGAGATTTAGTGACTTTTCCGGCAGGAATGTCCTGCACTTGGAAAATTCGCCGCGACGTTAAAAAACATTATTCCTTTGGCTGA
- the glmS gene encoding glutamine--fructose-6-phosphate transaminase (isomerizing) — protein MCGIVGYIGTQTAIDILLEGLERLEYRGYDSAGVATVLEGKLRCVRAKGKLYNLREKLAREDNAARIGIGHTRWATHGKPEEYNAHPHMDTDGRVAVVQNGIVENHQELREELKSQNRQFLSETDTEVIPHLIADLLPEKTEEDLSHPSPFLKAVQQAVNRLEGAFAIAVLCADYPDELIVARQQAPLIVGFGQGEFFCASDATALVSHTRAVLPLDNGEIARLTPLGVEVYDFTGKRLKKMPHILDWTSTTVEKQGFRHFMLKEIHEQPGVVRTCLETYLNPDWHAQDNPTYSPINLGIPPELYDDLEHIQILACGTSWHASLVGKYLIEQLAGIPTMVQYASEFRYAPSPITANTLTIGVTQSGETADTLAALEAEKQRRAGLKPKYAPQLLGITNRPESTLARMVDRIVNTQAGIEIGVAATKSFMAQLMGFYFLALDLAYRRQSLPIEKLASIVEGLRQLPGQIELVLEKQEPLIEELAHEFAETQDFIFIGRGINFPIALEGALKLKEISYIHAEGYPAGEMKHGPIALLDSKVPVVAIAVPGSVYEKVLSNAQEAKARDARLIGVTAMTDRQAESIFNDLLAVPAVDELLSPVLTVIPLQLLAYHIAARRGLDVDQPRNLAKSVTVE, from the coding sequence ATGTGCGGCATTGTTGGTTATATTGGTACTCAAACAGCAATAGATATTTTATTAGAGGGATTAGAAAGACTAGAATATCGAGGCTATGATTCTGCTGGAGTGGCTACGGTTTTAGAAGGAAAACTCCGCTGCGTTCGCGCCAAGGGCAAACTCTACAACCTGCGAGAAAAATTAGCCAGAGAAGACAATGCCGCCCGCATCGGCATCGGACATACCCGTTGGGCAACCCACGGCAAACCAGAAGAATACAATGCCCATCCCCACATGGATACAGACGGAAGAGTTGCCGTCGTTCAAAACGGGATTGTAGAAAACCATCAGGAGTTGCGCGAAGAACTTAAAAGTCAAAATCGCCAGTTCCTCTCGGAAACTGATACGGAAGTCATTCCTCATTTAATTGCCGATTTATTACCCGAAAAGACAGAAGAAGATTTAAGCCATCCCAGCCCTTTCTTAAAAGCCGTCCAACAAGCCGTCAATAGGTTAGAAGGGGCATTTGCGATCGCAGTTTTATGTGCGGACTACCCCGACGAACTGATCGTCGCCCGCCAACAAGCCCCCCTTATCGTAGGATTCGGTCAGGGGGAATTTTTCTGCGCTTCCGATGCCACCGCCTTAGTGTCCCATACCCGCGCCGTACTGCCTCTAGACAATGGAGAGATCGCCCGCCTCACGCCGCTGGGTGTAGAAGTCTACGACTTTACAGGCAAGCGCCTCAAAAAAATGCCCCATATCCTCGACTGGACTTCTACTACGGTAGAAAAACAGGGCTTCCGTCACTTCATGCTCAAAGAAATCCACGAGCAACCGGGGGTAGTGCGCACTTGTCTGGAAACCTATCTCAATCCCGATTGGCACGCACAAGATAACCCAACCTATAGCCCAATTAATTTGGGCATCCCGCCAGAACTTTACGACGATCTCGAACACATCCAGATCCTCGCCTGCGGGACGAGTTGGCACGCCAGTCTGGTCGGCAAATACCTCATCGAACAGTTAGCGGGCATTCCTACGATGGTGCAATACGCCTCGGAATTTCGCTACGCACCGAGTCCAATTACTGCCAATACCCTTACCATCGGCGTTACTCAGTCGGGAGAAACGGCGGACACCCTAGCTGCTCTAGAAGCAGAAAAACAGCGTCGAGCTGGACTCAAACCTAAATATGCTCCTCAGCTGTTGGGAATTACCAATCGCCCAGAAAGTACGCTTGCCCGCATGGTCGATCGCATTGTGAACACCCAAGCGGGAATCGAAATCGGCGTAGCGGCAACAAAAAGCTTCATGGCACAGTTGATGGGATTCTATTTTCTCGCTCTCGATCTCGCCTATCGCCGTCAGAGTTTGCCTATAGAAAAGTTGGCGTCGATTGTAGAAGGGTTGCGCCAACTGCCCGGACAGATCGAGTTAGTGTTAGAAAAACAAGAACCCCTCATCGAAGAACTCGCTCACGAATTTGCCGAGACGCAAGATTTTATCTTTATCGGACGGGGCATTAACTTCCCAATCGCCTTAGAAGGGGCACTCAAACTCAAAGAAATCAGCTATATCCATGCAGAAGGCTATCCAGCTGGAGAAATGAAACACGGTCCCATCGCGCTATTGGATTCAAAGGTGCCAGTGGTTGCGATCGCGGTTCCCGGTAGCGTCTATGAAAAAGTCCTCTCCAACGCCCAGGAGGCAAAAGCCCGCGATGCCCGTCTGATAGGAGTGACGGCAATGACCGACCGACAAGCCGAATCGATCTTTAACGATTTATTAGCCGTCCCAGCCGTAGATGAATTATTGTCTCCCGTTTTGACAGTGATTCCCTTGCAGTTATTGGCTTATCACATTGCGGCGCGACGCGGTTTGGATGTAGATCAGCCAAGAAATCTGGCAAAGTCGGTGACGGTGGAATAG
- a CDS encoding NHLP bacteriocin export ABC transporter permease/ATPase subunit, producing the protein MLIQTKTKSLQIERHRFKGNEPLLLDDPNTVWIVQSGSLALFAIALKNSMPDGKRRYLFKVGAKEAMFPTPPSSQGEQRQILAVSLEETELLKLSREDFGEFMVKANGKAVALVERWIERLGSGLADLPAPSFSIPHEGLQFFSLAGGEIFQPDSNGVSWTRIQQGRAFWMGLEELPLEPASGMLPLGSQMWLQAEDRVELESLHTSEIQNVNVLINSIAQLQIYFLRYIDLLEQQEMHQELVRFEERERLNRQVMHETLAALSSVLQPKGSEPAPTRTDSQPEDLLLSAAGAVGRSLGITIRPPAKSEDLKRVPDPLEAIARASRIRMRQIQLTDGWWKKDSGPILAYTVEDTRPVALLPISDGKYEIFDPKTRKRSPVNARSADRLAPSAYIFYRPLPEKALKTWELLQFALRGRLKELAVVLLTGIAATLLGMLTPQATAILIDNAIPDANRGLLLQIALGLSATAFGATIFQLAQGLALLRLETFADSTTQAAVWDRLLKLKASFFRQYSIGDLDSRVQAISQIRQLLSGTVLKTIFTSLFALLNLGLLIYYNGVLAAIAIVAAMANIAVTIVSGMLTLRKVRPLLELQGEIFGVMVQLINGVAKLRVAGAEARAFGYWGKQYSQQVKLLLSTQGIEDILTVINKVLPTITSCALFWFATNMLRQDGGQGLTTGTFLAFNAAFGTFIGGATSLSSTVVDVLQIVPLWKRSQPILQAEPEVDSAKADPGKLSGRVVVDHIVFRYRDDGPLTLDDVSVRAEPGEFIALVGTSGSGKSTLFRLLLGFDVPESGSIYYDGQDLAGLEVHAVRRQLGVVLQNSRLMSASIFENIASGARVTMEEAWEAARMAGFAEDVESMPMGMHTVVSEGGTNLSGGQRQRLLIARALVLKPRILLFDEATSALDNKTQAIVSESLDRLQVTRIVIAHRLSTIRNANRIYVFQNGRVVQQGSFEQLSKREGLFAQLMARQTL; encoded by the coding sequence ATGCTTATTCAAACTAAAACTAAGAGCTTGCAGATAGAGCGGCATCGATTCAAAGGCAACGAACCCTTATTGTTAGATGACCCGAATACAGTTTGGATAGTACAATCCGGTAGTTTAGCGCTATTTGCGATCGCTCTCAAAAACAGCATGCCTGACGGAAAGCGTCGCTATTTATTTAAGGTCGGCGCTAAGGAGGCAATGTTCCCCACTCCTCCATCGTCTCAAGGCGAACAGCGCCAAATCCTAGCAGTATCGCTTGAGGAGACAGAACTCCTTAAACTCTCTAGAGAAGACTTTGGGGAGTTTATGGTCAAGGCTAATGGTAAAGCCGTGGCGCTAGTAGAGCGCTGGATCGAGCGACTGGGTTCCGGACTGGCAGATCTGCCCGCTCCAAGCTTTAGCATACCCCATGAAGGACTCCAATTCTTTTCTTTAGCGGGCGGGGAAATATTCCAGCCTGATTCTAACGGGGTATCCTGGACGCGAATCCAGCAAGGACGCGCATTTTGGATGGGATTGGAAGAACTGCCTTTGGAGCCTGCCTCTGGCATGTTGCCATTAGGTTCTCAGATGTGGTTGCAGGCAGAAGATAGAGTTGAGCTTGAGAGCCTTCACACTTCGGAGATCCAAAATGTCAATGTACTAATCAACAGTATCGCCCAATTGCAAATCTATTTCCTGCGCTACATCGACTTGCTAGAGCAGCAGGAGATGCATCAAGAATTAGTTAGGTTTGAAGAGAGAGAGCGCCTCAATCGTCAAGTAATGCATGAAACCTTGGCTGCACTGTCATCCGTGCTGCAACCCAAGGGAAGCGAACCCGCTCCGACGAGAACCGATAGCCAGCCAGAAGACCTTTTACTGAGCGCTGCTGGGGCAGTCGGGCGGTCTTTAGGGATTACCATTCGTCCGCCAGCCAAGTCAGAAGACCTCAAACGGGTTCCCGATCCCCTAGAAGCGATCGCGCGAGCCTCGCGAATTCGCATGCGTCAGATCCAGCTAACGGATGGCTGGTGGAAAAAAGATTCTGGTCCCATTCTTGCCTATACCGTCGAAGACACGCGCCCAGTGGCGCTATTACCAATCTCTGACGGCAAGTACGAGATTTTCGATCCCAAGACGCGCAAACGCAGTCCCGTCAATGCTCGCAGCGCCGATCGGCTAGCCCCTTCTGCCTACATATTTTATCGACCTTTACCTGAGAAAGCCCTAAAAACCTGGGAACTGCTCCAATTTGCGCTGCGAGGTCGTTTGAAGGAACTGGCAGTCGTTCTGCTAACTGGCATTGCGGCAACGCTGCTAGGAATGTTGACCCCCCAAGCTACCGCTATCCTCATCGACAACGCTATCCCGGATGCCAATCGCGGCTTATTGCTGCAAATTGCTTTGGGTCTTTCTGCTACTGCCTTTGGCGCAACGATCTTTCAGTTAGCTCAGGGACTTGCTCTGCTGCGGCTGGAAACTTTTGCCGACTCAACCACCCAGGCGGCAGTCTGGGATAGGCTTTTGAAGTTAAAGGCATCTTTCTTTCGCCAGTACTCAATCGGCGACTTAGATAGTAGAGTACAAGCCATCAGTCAGATCCGTCAACTCCTGAGCGGCACGGTTCTCAAAACTATTTTCACCAGCTTGTTTGCACTGCTGAACTTGGGACTGTTGATCTATTACAATGGCGTACTCGCCGCGATCGCGATCGTTGCAGCCATGGCCAATATTGCCGTCACGATTGTCTCTGGTATGCTTACGCTTCGTAAAGTTCGCCCGCTACTGGAGTTGCAAGGAGAAATCTTTGGCGTCATGGTGCAGCTCATTAATGGTGTTGCCAAGCTGAGAGTCGCTGGCGCTGAAGCACGCGCCTTCGGCTACTGGGGCAAACAGTATAGCCAACAAGTCAAACTCCTGCTGAGTACCCAAGGCATTGAAGACATCCTAACGGTCATTAATAAGGTATTGCCTACCATAACATCGTGCGCTCTCTTTTGGTTTGCGACTAACATGCTGCGCCAAGACGGAGGTCAAGGACTGACCACTGGTACTTTCCTTGCCTTCAACGCTGCTTTTGGCACCTTTATTGGCGGTGCAACCAGCTTGAGCAGTACGGTGGTGGATGTTTTACAAATCGTACCTTTGTGGAAGCGATCGCAGCCAATTTTGCAAGCCGAACCAGAAGTAGATTCCGCTAAAGCCGATCCCGGCAAGCTTTCGGGCAGAGTGGTTGTAGACCATATCGTTTTCCGCTACCGTGATGATGGACCCCTGACGCTCGATGATGTAAGCGTTCGGGCTGAGCCTGGAGAGTTTATCGCCCTAGTGGGAACTTCTGGGAGTGGCAAATCAACTTTGTTCCGATTGCTACTGGGGTTTGATGTCCCCGAATCTGGCAGCATTTACTATGACGGGCAGGATTTGGCTGGACTAGAGGTTCATGCGGTGCGCCGACAGTTGGGCGTCGTGCTGCAAAATAGCCGATTGATGTCTGCGTCTATTTTTGAGAATATTGCTAGCGGCGCTAGGGTCACAATGGAGGAAGCTTGGGAAGCAGCCCGGATGGCAGGCTTTGCCGAGGATGTCGAATCCATGCCCATGGGAATGCATACCGTCGTCAGCGAAGGCGGGACTAACCTCTCTGGCGGACAACGGCAGCGATTGTTAATTGCTCGCGCCTTGGTTCTCAAACCTCGGATTTTACTCTTTGATGAGGCGACTAGCGCCCTGGATAATAAAACGCAGGCGATTGTCAGCGAAAGCCTCGACCGACTACAAGTGACGCGAATCGTTATTGCTCACCGACTCAGTACGATTCGCAATGCCAATCGTATCTACGTGTTTCAAAACGGTCGAGTGGTGCAGCAGGGCAGTTTTGAGCAACTATCCAAGCGAGAAGGTCTGTTTGCTCAGCTTATGGCTAGGCAGACGCTTTGA
- a CDS encoding NHLP family bacteriocin export ABC transporter peptidase/permease/ATPase subunit translates to MLWQLQKLLKRKGIRRRTPTLLQMEAVECGAAALGIILGYYGRIVPLAQLRQDCGVSRDGSKASNVLSAARGFGLKGKGLKIKDLNELRKLDCPYIVFWNFNHFLVVEGFSKERVYLNDPASGPRSVSIQEFDEAYTGVVLVLEPGPEFKRGGRKPSIIWSLWERLQGSIGVLAYCILAGFLLVIPGLAIPVFSQVFVDNILVQNRDEWLRPLLLGMLLTAGISGLLTMLQLRFLRRMKIKLSVGMSSRFLWHILRLPVGFYAQRFAGEISSRVRLNDSLANILSGNLATTAISAVMVIFYAAIMLQYDAVLTSIGIAFVAINLAALQLVSRWRVDANMRLVQEQGKVSGVSISGLQTMETLKASGLESDFFSRWAGYYAKAINARQEMGVTNQTLGVLPTFLSSITSMLVLVVGGLRVMDGHLTIGMLIAFQGMMQAFLAPVNNLVNLGSSLQEMEGNVNRLDDVLRNPIDPQLKEEKSEAMLAPTIHPSVRLQGYVELRNVTFGYNRVASPLIENFSFSVKPGQRVALVGGSGSGKSTVAKLVCGLYEPWEGEVRFDGQPRRQIPRQVLVNSIAMVEQDILLFAGTVRDNLTLWDTTVPEKYLIQACRDAAIHDVILSLPGGYNGDLLEGATNLSGGQRQRLEIARALVNNPSILVMDEATSALDTETEKIIDQNLRQRGCTCIIVAHRLSTIRDCDEIIVLERGKVVQRGNHEQLQQVEGPYLQLIRSEGGAIS, encoded by the coding sequence ATGTTGTGGCAACTGCAAAAACTACTCAAGCGTAAAGGTATCCGGCGGCGTACCCCCACGTTGTTACAAATGGAAGCGGTCGAATGTGGCGCTGCTGCCCTGGGGATTATTCTCGGTTACTACGGTCGCATCGTGCCGCTAGCGCAACTTCGTCAGGACTGCGGCGTATCCCGTGACGGCAGTAAAGCCTCCAACGTCCTCAGCGCTGCCAGAGGTTTCGGACTCAAGGGCAAAGGGCTGAAGATCAAAGATTTAAACGAGCTGCGCAAACTGGACTGTCCTTACATCGTATTTTGGAACTTCAACCATTTTTTGGTTGTCGAGGGATTTAGCAAGGAACGAGTCTACCTCAACGATCCTGCCAGCGGACCGCGCAGCGTCTCCATACAGGAATTCGACGAAGCTTACACCGGGGTTGTCCTAGTTCTAGAACCAGGACCGGAGTTCAAAAGAGGCGGCAGGAAACCCAGCATCATCTGGAGTCTATGGGAACGGTTACAAGGCTCGATCGGAGTACTCGCCTACTGCATCTTAGCAGGATTTCTGCTGGTGATTCCCGGACTGGCAATTCCAGTGTTTTCTCAGGTATTTGTAGACAACATTCTCGTTCAAAACCGCGATGAATGGTTGCGTCCGCTGCTGTTGGGGATGCTCCTCACAGCCGGAATTAGCGGGCTGTTGACCATGCTACAATTGCGATTCCTGCGGCGGATGAAGATCAAGCTCTCGGTAGGAATGTCGAGCCGATTCTTGTGGCACATCCTACGCCTGCCCGTCGGTTTTTATGCGCAACGGTTTGCCGGAGAAATTAGTAGTCGCGTCCGCCTTAACGATAGCTTGGCGAATATCCTTTCCGGGAATTTGGCTACTACCGCTATTTCCGCCGTCATGGTCATATTCTATGCCGCGATCATGTTGCAATATGACGCGGTGTTGACTTCGATTGGGATAGCTTTCGTTGCCATAAATCTCGCCGCTTTGCAGTTGGTATCTCGGTGGCGCGTGGATGCCAATATGCGATTGGTACAGGAACAGGGAAAAGTTAGCGGCGTATCGATTTCTGGTCTTCAGACGATGGAAACCTTGAAGGCATCTGGGTTGGAGTCAGATTTCTTTTCCCGCTGGGCGGGCTACTATGCCAAGGCGATTAATGCTCGGCAGGAGATGGGTGTTACCAATCAAACCCTCGGCGTTTTGCCTACGTTTCTCTCAAGTATTACGTCCATGTTGGTTTTAGTGGTGGGCGGTCTTCGGGTAATGGACGGGCATCTTACTATTGGGATGCTAATCGCCTTTCAGGGCATGATGCAAGCTTTTCTCGCACCCGTGAATAATCTCGTCAACCTCGGCAGTAGCCTCCAAGAAATGGAGGGCAACGTGAATCGACTCGATGATGTCTTGCGAAACCCCATCGATCCGCAACTGAAGGAGGAGAAAAGTGAGGCGATGCTCGCGCCAACAATTCATCCTTCGGTGCGCTTGCAAGGGTACGTTGAATTGCGCAACGTTACCTTTGGTTACAACCGAGTTGCTTCTCCCTTGATTGAAAACTTTAGTTTCTCGGTCAAACCCGGACAGCGCGTTGCCTTAGTGGGCGGAAGCGGTTCTGGCAAGTCAACCGTCGCTAAACTGGTGTGCGGGCTGTACGAACCTTGGGAAGGAGAAGTTCGTTTTGACGGTCAACCCAGACGGCAAATTCCCCGTCAAGTTCTCGTTAATTCTATTGCCATGGTCGAGCAGGATATTTTGCTATTTGCTGGCACGGTAAGAGATAACCTAACGCTTTGGGATACGACGGTGCCCGAAAAATATCTAATTCAGGCGTGCCGAGATGCGGCTATCCACGATGTTATTCTCTCTCTACCGGGCGGTTATAATGGCGACCTCTTAGAAGGCGCTACCAATTTAAGCGGCGGTCAGCGACAGCGCCTAGAAATTGCCCGCGCCTTAGTCAATAATCCTTCCATCTTGGTCATGGACGAAGCGACTAGCGCTCTCGATACCGAGACGGAAAAAATCATCGACCAAAATCTCCGCCAGCGAGGATGTACTTGCATTATCGTGGCACATCGCCTGAGTACTATCCGCGATTGCGATGAAATTATCGTCCTCGAACGGGGCAAAGTCGTGCAACGAGGAAACCACGAACAATTACAGCAGGTTGAAGGACCATACTTACAATTGATCCGCAGCGAGGGGGGCGCGATTTCGTGA